A single window of Verrucomicrobiota bacterium DNA harbors:
- a CDS encoding histone deacetylase family protein: MKIITDERCAGYASAGHPERPARITRTLERLRSQKDLALEWVTPLPVEQASLLRAHSPEHLKRLAVPVDFDGDTPAHKGIVEHASRSVGGALQALATARKGDHAFSLLRPPGHHATRTTAMGFCYLNSIAIAALEALATGSKKVCVFDFDVHHGNGTEAILVDRLGCTFTSIHQHPCYPGTGTKNVGVNCFNYPVAPRTPRLEYRKVLQRALDEIKQQKPDLVCVSAGFDAYARDPLAQETLEAEDYHWLGENIRKLAVPAFSALEGGYSDDLPDLILAYLNGLEGR, encoded by the coding sequence ATGAAGATCATCACCGACGAACGCTGCGCCGGTTACGCTTCCGCCGGGCATCCGGAACGGCCCGCACGCATCACGCGCACCCTCGAGCGGCTCCGCTCCCAAAAGGACCTCGCGCTCGAGTGGGTCACGCCGCTGCCCGTCGAGCAAGCCTCGCTCCTGCGCGCCCACTCGCCCGAGCATCTCAAACGCCTCGCCGTCCCCGTGGATTTCGACGGCGACACGCCCGCCCACAAAGGCATCGTCGAGCACGCCTCCCGGTCCGTCGGCGGCGCGTTGCAGGCGCTCGCCACCGCGCGCAAGGGCGATCATGCGTTCAGCTTGCTCCGCCCGCCCGGCCACCACGCGACGCGCACAACCGCGATGGGTTTCTGTTACCTGAACTCGATCGCCATTGCCGCCCTGGAGGCGCTCGCGACGGGGTCGAAGAAGGTCTGTGTCTTCGACTTCGACGTGCATCACGGCAACGGCACCGAGGCGATCCTCGTGGACCGGCTGGGCTGCACGTTCACCTCGATCCACCAGCATCCGTGCTATCCGGGGACCGGCACGAAGAACGTCGGCGTCAATTGCTTCAACTACCCTGTGGCACCGCGAACGCCACGGCTGGAATACCGGAAGGTCCTTCAACGCGCTCTCGACGAAATCAAACAGCAGAAGCCCGACCTCGTGTGCGTCAGCGCGGGCTTCGACGCTTACGCGCGCGACCCGCTCGCGCAGGAAACGCTCGAGGCCGAGGACTATCACTGGCTCGGCGAGAACATCCGCAAACTCGCCGTCCCCGCGTTCAGCGCGCTCGAAGGCGGCTACAGCGATGACCTCCCCGACTTGATCCTCGCCTATCTCAACGGCCTCGAAGGCAGGTAG
- a CDS encoding ROK family protein has protein sequence MNSTFLGIEIGGTKLQLAVGGGDGCIRERHRFQVDATSGGGGIRKQLAAALGSILPVTKPAAIGVGFGGPVEAGTGRICCSHQVAGWADFGLRSWLEGLCDVPVVVENDANAAALGEARCGAGHGASPVFYVTLGSGVGGGLVVDGRIFHGAKPGESEIGHVRLDRDGTVVENRCSGWAVDRRVREAARREPSGLLAGLVAGATRGEARYLAPALAAGDATARRILGETADDLAFALSHVTHLMHPEVIVVGGGLSLLGEPLRAGVEAALRRWVMEVFRPGPRVALAGLGEDAVPAGALLLAATCLRGR, from the coding sequence ATGAACTCCACTTTCCTCGGAATCGAAATCGGCGGCACCAAACTGCAACTGGCCGTCGGCGGCGGAGACGGTTGCATCCGCGAGCGGCACCGGTTCCAGGTGGACGCGACGTCCGGTGGCGGGGGGATTCGCAAGCAACTCGCCGCGGCGCTCGGCTCGATTTTGCCTGTGACGAAGCCCGCGGCCATTGGCGTGGGTTTCGGCGGGCCGGTGGAAGCCGGGACGGGCAGGATTTGTTGCTCGCATCAAGTGGCGGGCTGGGCGGATTTCGGATTGCGAAGCTGGCTCGAAGGGCTTTGCGATGTTCCCGTGGTGGTGGAAAACGACGCGAACGCCGCGGCGCTCGGCGAGGCGCGCTGCGGTGCGGGGCACGGGGCGAGTCCGGTTTTCTACGTCACGCTCGGCAGTGGCGTGGGCGGCGGGCTTGTAGTGGATGGGCGGATTTTTCACGGCGCGAAACCGGGCGAATCCGAGATTGGCCACGTGCGCCTGGATCGCGACGGCACGGTTGTCGAAAATCGTTGTTCGGGCTGGGCGGTGGACCGGCGCGTGCGCGAGGCGGCGCGGCGCGAGCCTTCGGGGCTGCTCGCGGGGCTTGTCGCGGGAGCCACGCGCGGCGAGGCAAGGTATCTCGCGCCTGCGCTTGCGGCGGGCGACGCCACGGCGCGGCGAATCCTCGGCGAGACGGCGGACGACCTCGCGTTCGCGCTTTCGCACGTCACGCACTTGATGCACCCGGAAGTGATCGTGGTCGGCGGCGGATTGTCGCTGCTGGGCGAGCCGCTGCGGGCCGGTGTCGAGGCGGCATTGCGCCGGTGGGTGATGGAAGTGTTTCGGCCCGGTCCGCGCGTGGCGCTGGCGGGGCTCGGCGAGGACGCGGTGCCGGCGGGCGCCCTCCTGCTCGCGGCTACCTGCCTTCGAGGCCGTTGA
- a CDS encoding bifunctional 4-hydroxy-2-oxoglutarate aldolase/2-dehydro-3-deoxy-phosphogluconate aldolase, with the protein MRSKPEIENLLTHPGVIAVVRTRSAAQVPPLCDALVAGGVVAIEITMTTPGALDAIRAARARLGAGAVVGVGTVLDAATCRAAIDAGAEFVVTPVLRPDVAAVARASGCPVMLGAYTPTEAQLAHEAGADFIKVFPADTLGPGYIKNLLAPLPHLRIVPTGGVTQANIADFLKAGCVAAGVGSPLMTPRILAENNWGELKRQAAQFVALARAAKEA; encoded by the coding sequence ATGCGCTCGAAACCCGAAATCGAAAACCTGCTCACCCATCCTGGCGTGATCGCGGTGGTCCGCACCCGGAGCGCCGCGCAGGTGCCGCCGCTTTGCGATGCGCTCGTCGCCGGCGGCGTGGTGGCGATCGAGATCACGATGACGACTCCGGGCGCGCTCGACGCGATTCGCGCCGCGCGCGCGCGCCTCGGCGCCGGCGCGGTCGTCGGCGTGGGCACGGTGCTCGACGCCGCCACATGCCGGGCTGCGATCGACGCCGGCGCGGAATTCGTGGTCACGCCCGTGTTGCGGCCGGACGTGGCCGCGGTGGCGCGCGCGTCGGGCTGCCCGGTGATGCTCGGAGCTTACACGCCGACGGAGGCACAGCTCGCGCACGAGGCGGGCGCGGATTTCATCAAGGTTTTTCCGGCCGACACGCTCGGGCCGGGCTACATCAAGAATCTGCTCGCCCCGCTGCCGCACTTGCGGATCGTGCCGACGGGCGGCGTCACGCAGGCGAACATCGCGGACTTCCTGAAGGCCGGTTGCGTCGCGGCGGGGGTGGGCTCGCCGTTGATGACGCCGCGGATTCTCGCGGAGAACAACTGGGGCGAGTTGAAGCGGCAGGCGGCGCAGTTTGTCGCGCTGGCGCGCGCGGCGAAGGAGGCGTGA
- a CDS encoding tRNA (guanosine(46)-N7)-methyltransferase TrmB codes for MTNTLAAAAGTRGGSGEAACQPVQHLSETRQSAVRAPHSLIHRPASILERLDLATIFPQRQPLEVELGSGDGSFIVQWAAAHPGRNFIAVERLLGRLRKVDKKGRRAGLTNLCALRIEAAYGLEYLLPPGGATALHVYFPDPWPKRRHRKHRLVNPRFTGIAAAALAPGGVAYLRTDDADYFAQVIEAFGANPDFTPAETPADLAAVVTDFERDFNARGIATRRCAWRRLA; via the coding sequence ATGACAAACACCCTCGCCGCTGCCGCGGGCACCCGCGGCGGGTCCGGTGAGGCCGCGTGCCAACCCGTGCAACATCTCTCCGAGACTCGGCAATCCGCGGTCCGCGCGCCGCATTCCCTCATCCATCGCCCCGCGAGCATCCTGGAGCGGCTCGACCTCGCGACGATCTTCCCCCAACGGCAGCCGCTCGAAGTCGAACTCGGCAGCGGCGACGGCTCGTTCATCGTGCAGTGGGCGGCGGCGCATCCCGGGCGCAACTTCATCGCGGTCGAGCGGTTGCTCGGGCGCCTGCGGAAGGTCGACAAAAAAGGCCGGCGCGCGGGGCTCACAAACTTGTGCGCACTGCGCATCGAGGCGGCTTACGGGCTCGAATATCTCCTGCCGCCCGGCGGGGCGACCGCGCTGCACGTCTATTTCCCCGACCCGTGGCCGAAGCGCCGCCATCGCAAGCACCGGCTCGTCAACCCGCGCTTCACCGGGATCGCCGCGGCGGCGCTCGCGCCCGGCGGCGTCGCGTATCTGCGCACGGATGACGCGGATTACTTCGCGCAGGTGATCGAGGCGTTCGGCGCGAACCCGGACTTCACGCCCGCCGAGACGCCCGCAGACCTCGCCGCCGTCGTGACCGATTTCGAGCGCGACTTCAACGCCCGAGGCATCGCCACCCGGCGGTGCGCGTGGCGACGGCTCGCCTGA
- a CDS encoding Gfo/Idh/MocA family oxidoreductase — translation MNPQSTAPDAAPNRPSRPQWLKSLAGLTPAAPLALAPPRRLGRHGHQPGHRPRGAGARRGWRRQHAAGDPQRARLRRRASGPRRGKNHSRSSAGTGNNPATMNLQPLPADSPAPDVNRRDFLRGGSFAALMSMMGAVELRAQDAKKPGGIDAKAPNFTINVALIGLGTWGRELLAALNRRKEARVVAICDNYPAMLRRSAPNAPDAKQVEDYRQILADKTVQAVIIATPTHLHKQIALDALAAGKHVYCEVPLAHTVEDARAIAGAAKAAGKVHFQSGLQTRSDPQRLFLLQFVRSGACGKFASAHAQWHKKTSWRFTSGNDERVKAINWRLDKKLSLGLVGEMGIHQIDATAWFLRGRPAAITGFGSIVHWADGRDVADTAQAVFEFPNGVHFTYDATLANSFDNDYDMIYGTDAAVMIRGQKAWMFKETDAPLLGWEVYARKDIFYKETGIALVMDATKLAAVGESAAAETSFTELPINFALENFLANANEVGGAVEDFVATFNPNDKAALAKYLADLKLLPGAGWKEGYEATILAIKANEAVVARKRLDIAKELFDVA, via the coding sequence ATGAATCCACAATCCACCGCCCCCGACGCCGCGCCGAACCGCCCGTCGCGCCCGCAGTGGCTCAAGTCCCTCGCGGGGCTCACGCCCGCCGCGCCACTCGCCCTCGCGCCCCCGCGGCGCCTTGGCCGCCACGGTCACCAGCCCGGTCATCGACCTCGGGGTGCTGGTGCCCGGCGCGGATGGCGACGACAACACGCAGCCGGCGATCCGCAACGCGCTCGACTTCGTCGGCGTGCCTCTGGACCGCGACGTGGAAAAAATCATTCGCGTTCATCCGCGGGCACTGGCAACAATCCCGCCACGATGAACTTGCAGCCGCTGCCGGCCGATTCGCCCGCTCCCGATGTCAACCGCCGCGACTTCCTCCGCGGCGGGTCGTTCGCCGCGCTCATGAGCATGATGGGCGCGGTCGAGCTCCGCGCGCAGGACGCCAAGAAGCCCGGCGGAATCGACGCCAAGGCGCCCAACTTCACCATCAACGTCGCGCTCATCGGCCTCGGCACGTGGGGCCGCGAACTCCTCGCCGCGCTCAACCGGCGCAAGGAAGCCAGAGTCGTCGCCATCTGCGACAATTATCCCGCCATGCTCCGCCGTTCCGCACCGAACGCGCCCGACGCGAAGCAAGTCGAGGACTACAGGCAAATCCTCGCGGACAAGACCGTGCAGGCGGTGATCATCGCCACGCCCACGCACCTCCACAAACAAATCGCGCTCGACGCGCTCGCCGCCGGCAAACACGTCTATTGCGAAGTCCCGCTCGCGCACACGGTCGAGGATGCGCGCGCGATCGCCGGCGCCGCGAAGGCCGCGGGCAAGGTTCACTTCCAGTCCGGCCTCCAGACGCGTTCCGACCCGCAGCGGTTGTTCCTGCTGCAGTTCGTCCGCTCGGGGGCCTGCGGCAAGTTCGCGTCGGCGCACGCGCAGTGGCACAAGAAGACGAGCTGGCGGTTCACCTCCGGCAACGACGAGCGCGTGAAGGCCATCAACTGGCGCCTCGACAAGAAACTCTCGCTCGGGCTCGTCGGCGAGATGGGCATCCACCAGATCGACGCGACGGCGTGGTTCCTGCGGGGCCGGCCGGCGGCGATCACCGGATTTGGCAGCATCGTTCACTGGGCGGACGGCCGCGATGTCGCCGACACCGCGCAGGCCGTGTTTGAATTCCCGAATGGCGTCCACTTCACCTACGACGCCACGCTGGCGAACTCCTTCGACAACGACTACGACATGATTTACGGGACCGACGCGGCCGTGATGATCCGCGGCCAGAAGGCGTGGATGTTCAAGGAGACCGACGCGCCGCTGCTCGGCTGGGAGGTCTACGCGCGCAAGGACATCTTCTACAAGGAAACCGGCATCGCGCTCGTGATGGACGCGACGAAACTCGCGGCCGTCGGTGAAAGCGCGGCGGCCGAAACCAGCTTCACCGAGCTGCCGATCAACTTCGCGCTCGAAAACTTCCTCGCCAACGCCAACGAAGTCGGCGGCGCCGTCGAGGATTTCGTCGCCACCTTCAATCCCAACGACAAGGCCGCGCTCGCGAAATACCTCGCCGACCTCAAGCTGCTGCCCGGCGCCGGATGGAAGGAGGGCTACGAGGCGACGATTCTCGCCATCAAGGCGAACGAGGCCGTCGTCGCCCGCAAACGGCTCGACATCGCGAAGGAACTTTTCGACGTCGCGTAA
- the rsmB gene encoding 16S rRNA (cytosine(967)-C(5))-methyltransferase RsmB: MVPFQIPRENPESRRAPAPPARPSPRQLAFEVLVERERGTDFTEDLLEDALDCARLAPQDRALCQELVFGIVRWQAALDWLIAHKTQGRRQLLPVRVILRLGIYQLFWLDRIPQHAAVSESVELARSNDLEPQASFVNAVLRTFTREIEPTRLALDDLKAREPHLGWSHPAWLVRRWLARWSADDCARLFAWNNSPPPTFARVNTLRCDPGTLLEKWRHEGVEYDFVRRDWVRENFLFKLKSHPPLGRLESFLTGCFYVQDPSTLLAVTELAPQSGETILDLGAAPGGKTTVIAARMNNAGRIFAVDDSPARIRLLNDNCRRAGINCVETTSDPTTATWIARHGLFHRALVDAPCSNTGVLRRRVDLRWRLTEADLSILRATQLELLTRAASCLKPGGTLIYSTCSLEPDENSEVVNEFLSAHKEFTLERERELLPFRDETDGAYVATLRRRGGG; encoded by the coding sequence GTGGTGCCGTTTCAAATACCAAGAGAAAATCCGGAATCGCGCCGCGCTCCCGCACCGCCCGCGCGTCCGTCCCCGCGGCAACTCGCCTTCGAGGTGCTCGTCGAGCGCGAGCGCGGGACGGACTTCACCGAGGACCTGCTCGAGGACGCCCTCGATTGCGCCCGGCTCGCCCCGCAAGACCGCGCGCTGTGCCAGGAACTCGTCTTCGGCATCGTCCGCTGGCAGGCCGCGCTCGACTGGCTCATCGCGCACAAGACGCAGGGCCGCCGCCAGCTCCTTCCCGTGCGCGTCATCCTCCGGCTCGGCATCTATCAACTCTTCTGGCTCGACCGCATCCCGCAGCACGCCGCCGTGAGCGAGAGCGTCGAACTCGCCCGATCCAACGACCTCGAGCCGCAAGCCAGCTTCGTCAACGCCGTCCTCCGCACCTTCACGCGCGAGATCGAACCCACGCGCCTTGCGCTCGACGACCTCAAGGCCCGCGAGCCCCACCTCGGCTGGTCGCACCCCGCATGGCTCGTCCGCCGCTGGCTCGCGCGGTGGAGCGCGGACGATTGCGCCCGCCTCTTCGCATGGAACAATTCCCCGCCTCCAACGTTTGCCCGTGTCAACACCCTCAGGTGCGACCCCGGCACGCTGCTCGAAAAATGGCGACACGAAGGCGTCGAATACGACTTTGTCCGCCGCGACTGGGTGCGCGAGAACTTCCTCTTCAAACTCAAGTCCCACCCGCCGCTTGGCCGGCTCGAGAGTTTTCTCACCGGGTGCTTCTACGTGCAGGACCCGAGCACGCTCCTCGCCGTCACCGAGCTCGCGCCGCAGTCCGGCGAAACCATCCTCGACCTCGGCGCCGCGCCCGGCGGCAAGACCACCGTCATCGCCGCGCGGATGAACAACGCTGGGCGCATCTTCGCCGTGGATGACTCGCCCGCGCGCATCAGGTTGCTCAACGACAACTGCCGACGCGCCGGCATCAACTGTGTCGAGACGACCTCCGATCCCACGACCGCCACGTGGATCGCCCGCCACGGCTTGTTCCACCGCGCGCTCGTGGACGCGCCGTGCTCGAACACCGGCGTCCTGCGCCGGCGCGTGGACCTTCGCTGGCGTCTCACCGAGGCCGACCTCTCGATCCTTCGCGCGACGCAGCTCGAACTGCTCACGCGCGCCGCCTCGTGCCTCAAGCCCGGCGGCACACTCATCTACAGCACGTGCAGCCTCGAGCCCGACGAAAACTCCGAGGTTGTGAACGAGTTTCTCTCCGCGCACAAGGAGTTCACGCTCGAACGCGAGCGGGAGTTGCTGCCCTTCCGCGACGAGACCGACGGAGCCTACGTAGCGACGCTCCGGCGCCGTGGAGGCGGGTAG